In Topomyia yanbarensis strain Yona2022 chromosome 2, ASM3024719v1, whole genome shotgun sequence, one DNA window encodes the following:
- the LOC131683006 gene encoding uncharacterized protein LOC131683006: MGNPLSPVLADLVLEGLLDTTITKLSFKPPILKKYVDDFIMAIPLNKLKQVHDILNNYDKHIQFTYELEENRRLPYLDMVLVRTENQEIRTEWYSKPIASGRFLNFHSYHSYQQKINVAKNFISRVEKLSTNLNRPEQIQIMDKYLKQNDYPKSLRNRLINNNKTRAIPTTQLSNPDENLKHTYRSLPNIPSLTHKIAKTLKRDYPDVSLAFRNIKTVANLFSKVKDSIPQDNLSNVIYSIPCQNCPSSYVGMTSNMLKTRIAAHRSNIKKLNLLREAGHTSEDIQIVELKTKTALLEHSITHHHNFDVNKVKILDQHNRTTALPILEMCHIINQQKTVNKRTDTDGLSCIYAGILQTLHNRNYKTDNTYTTDTTIRTIIANTQQPSSSVQLPDRI, translated from the coding sequence ATGGGAAACCCTCTATCACCCGTTCTAGCCGACCTCGTTCTAGAAGGACTATTAGACACAACCATTACAAAACTAAGTTTCAAACCACCAATTCTCAAAAAATATGTAGACGATTTCATAATGGCTATACCTCTCAACAAACTCAAACAAGTGCACGATATCCTCAATAACTATGACAAACATATACAGTTCACCTATGAATTGGAAGAAAATCGCAGATTACCATATCTCGACATGGTACTAGTACGCACGGAAAACCAAGAGATACGTACTGAGTGGTATTCCAAACCCATAGCAAGTGGACGTTTTCTTAACTTCCACTCATACCATTCATACCAGCAAAAAATCAACGTGGCAAAAAACTTTATCAGCAGAGTGGAAAAACTATCTACCAATCTCAACAGACCGGAGCAAATCCAAATCATGgacaaatatttaaaacaaaacgACTACCCAAAGTCGCTGCGAAACAGATTGATTAACAATAACAAAACACGCGCAATACCTACCACACAACTTTCCAATCCTGATGAAAACCTGAAACATACTTACCGGTCACTTCCAAACATACCGTCATTGACGCATAAAATAGCAAAAACCCTAAAAAGAGACTACCCGGATGTCTCACTAGCTTTTCGCAACATCAAAACAGTAGCAAATCTTTTCAGCAAGGTCAAAGATAGCATACCGCAGGATAATTTGAGCAATGTGATATACAGCATACCATGCCAAAACTGCCCATCATCATATGTGGGCATGACTTCTAACATGCTTAAAACAAGGATAGCTGCACACCGCTCAAACATAAAAAAGCTCAACTTACTCAGGGAAGCAGGACACACCAGTGAAGACATCCAGATAGTCgaactaaaaacaaaaacagctCTCCTCGAACACAGCATTACACATCATCATAACTTCGATGTAAACAAGGTGAAGATACTCGATCAACATAACCGAACGACAGCTCTTCCTATATTGGAAATGTGTCATATCATCAACCAGCaaaaaactgtaaacaaacgcaCAGATACCGACGGACTTAGTTGTATATATGCAGGAATTCTACAAACACTACATAATAGAAACTATAAAACTGACAACACTTACACTACCGATACTACCATACGCACGATTATAGCAAACACTCAACAACCGTCAAGTTCAGTACAGTTACCAGATCGAATATAG